From the genome of Acetonema longum DSM 6540, one region includes:
- a CDS encoding UxaA family hydrolase: protein MKVLQIHERDNVAVAIEPLVQGERLTAGAVSVQAAQAVDKGHKIALTPITRGENIIKYGFPIGHALEDIPAGAWVHTHNVKTNLGETLEYEYQPGAVAPSAACGLETFRGYRRPSGRVGVRNEIWIIPTVSCVNRPAEIAAKLAQERYSLENIDGIFEFKHPYGCSQMGDDQLNTQRILANLVNHPNAGGVLVLGLGCENNNIGEFQKVLGSYDPARVKFLAAQDVEDEIEAAVEAIGQLIDHAKQYQRQECPASELAIGLKCGGSDGFSGITANPLVGYLSDRLVACGGSSILTEVPEMFGAEILLMNRAVSREVFDKTVNLVNGFKQYFQSYNQVIYENPSPGNKKGGITTLEDKSLGCTQKGGTSQVVDVLDYGQTLRKKGLNLLNGPGNDMVAATVLAAAGCQMVLFTTGRGTPLGTAVPTVKIATNSDLFRRKPAWMDFDAGRLLREPREQVTDDFFAYCLAVASGQKTKAETMGFREIAIFKNGVTL from the coding sequence AACGACTGACGGCGGGGGCCGTTTCAGTCCAGGCGGCTCAAGCGGTGGACAAGGGGCACAAAATCGCCCTGACCCCTATTACCAGGGGAGAGAACATCATCAAATACGGGTTCCCCATCGGCCATGCCCTGGAGGACATTCCGGCCGGCGCCTGGGTTCATACCCACAACGTGAAAACCAATCTGGGGGAAACTCTGGAGTATGAGTATCAACCGGGGGCGGTGGCGCCATCAGCCGCCTGCGGCCTGGAAACCTTCCGGGGCTATCGCCGTCCGTCCGGCCGGGTCGGTGTCCGCAACGAGATATGGATCATTCCCACTGTCAGCTGCGTCAACCGTCCGGCGGAAATCGCCGCCAAGCTGGCTCAAGAGCGATACAGCCTGGAAAATATCGACGGCATCTTTGAATTCAAACATCCTTACGGCTGCTCCCAAATGGGAGACGACCAGTTGAATACCCAGCGTATTCTGGCCAATCTGGTGAACCACCCCAATGCCGGCGGCGTGCTGGTATTGGGCCTGGGCTGCGAGAATAACAACATCGGCGAGTTCCAAAAAGTGCTGGGCTCTTATGATCCGGCCCGGGTTAAGTTCCTGGCGGCTCAGGATGTAGAGGATGAGATTGAGGCGGCGGTAGAAGCAATCGGCCAGTTGATCGATCATGCCAAGCAGTATCAGCGGCAGGAATGTCCGGCCTCGGAACTGGCCATCGGCCTTAAGTGCGGCGGATCCGACGGCTTTTCCGGCATTACTGCCAATCCCCTGGTGGGATACCTGTCAGACCGGTTAGTGGCTTGCGGCGGTTCCAGCATCCTGACGGAAGTGCCGGAGATGTTTGGGGCCGAGATCCTATTAATGAACCGGGCCGTCAGCCGGGAGGTCTTCGACAAAACCGTGAATCTGGTCAACGGCTTTAAACAATATTTTCAGTCCTATAACCAGGTCATTTATGAGAATCCGTCCCCCGGCAATAAAAAAGGCGGCATTACCACACTGGAAGACAAATCTCTGGGCTGTACGCAAAAAGGCGGCACCAGCCAGGTCGTCGATGTTCTGGACTATGGCCAGACCTTGCGGAAAAAGGGGCTTAACCTTTTAAACGGTCCGGGCAACGACATGGTGGCCGCCACCGTGCTGGCCGCCGCCGGCTGTCAGATGGTCCTGTTTACCACCGGCCGGGGCACGCCGCTGGGCACGGCTGTGCCTACCGTTAAGATTGCCACCAACAGCGATCTGTTCCGGCGCAAGCCTGCCTGGATGGATTTTGACGCCGGCCGTCTGCTGCGTGAGCCACGGGAACAGGTCACCGATGATTTTTTTGCCTATTGCCTGGCTGTTGCTTCCGGCCAAAAGACCAAAGCCGAAACAATGGGATTTCGGGAGATTGCCATCTTTAAAAACGGGGTTACGTTATAG